TCGCATCGAGCAGCAGCGACACGCGCCCCACCGCGGCCTGCGGCGACGCACGGTCGCCGCGCAGCCAGTCGAAAACGCCGATCAGCCAGATGTGGCGCTGCGCCACGTCCGCCGTCGGATCGAGCCGGGCCAGCAGCCCCTGCAGGTCAAGCGATGCAGCAGCCATTTAAAGAACAAAGAAACAGGAACAAAAAAAGGAATCAGACCAGAAACACCGCGGAACCGGCTTTGCCGGGCCGCTGGTGTTGCCCCCGGTAGGGGGTTGGCGAAGCGACACGAAGTGCGCGAAGACTGGGGGCGAGCCAAGTGCCACCGAGGAACCGGCTTCGCCGGGCCTCCGGTGTTGCCCCCGGCGAGGGGGAGGGAGAAGCGACACGAAGTGCGCGAAGCCTGGGGGAGTACTAGTGCAATACGCGCGAGACAGGTGCCCCGCCGATGTCCGCCTCCAGCACGAACATCGGAATCGGCACGTCGAAGCGCTCGCCGTCCTCGGTCACCATGAAATAGCTGCCGTGCATGGTGCCGCTGGGCGCCTGCAGGCGGCAGCCGCTGGTGTAGCGGAACGATTCGCCCGGCGCCAAGAGCGGCTGCTGGCCGATCACGCCCAGGCCCTTGACCTCCTGCGCATGGCCCGAGGCGTCGTTGATGAGCCAGTGGCGGGCAATGAGCTGGGCGCTCGTCTCGCCCGTGTTGGTCACGGTGACGGTATAGGCGAAGGTGTAGATCTTGTCCTTGGGCGAGGACTGGTCCGCGAGATAGCGCGGCTCGACCTGGACGCGGATGGGGCTCTGTGACATGCGCGCGATGGTAACTGGCGCCTTCCGTTGCACTGCTTTGCGGGTTTTCCGGCGGCTGCGACAATCGGCGGCATGAGCACGCCGTTCCGCATCGCCCCTTCCATTCTTTCGGCCGATTTCGCCCACCTTGGCGACGAACTGGCCAAGGTCATCGCCGCCGGCGCCGACTGGATCCACTTCGACGTGATGGACAACCATTACGTGCCGAACCTGACCTTCGGCCCCATGATCTGCAAGGCGCTCAAGCCCTACGCCAAGACGGCCGACGGCGAGCCGGTGCCGATCGACGTGCACCTCATGATCCAGCCGGTCGACGCGCTGGCCGCCTCTTTCGCCGAAGCGGGTGCCGACTACATCAGCTTTCACCCCGATGCCTCGCCGCACGTGAACCGCAGCATCCAGGCCATCAAGGGCGCGGGCTGCAAGGCGGGGCTGGTGTTCAATCCGGGGCTGGGCCTGGAAGCGCTCGACTGGGCGATCGACGACATCGACCTGATCCTGATCATGTCGGTGAACCCCGGCTTCGGCGGGCAGAGCTTCATCGATTCGGCGCTGCGCAAGATCGAACTCGCGCGCAAGCGCATCGAGCAGAGCGGCCGCGACATCCGCCTGGAGGTGGACGGCGGCATCAAGGTGGACAACATCGCGCGCGTGGCTTCGGCCGGCGCCGACACCTTCGTGGCGGGTAGCGCGATCTTCAACGCCCAGGACTACGCGGCGGTGATCTCGTCCATGCGCGACCAGCTCGCGGGCGTGGGCCGCAAATAAGAATCCCGGGTCAGCGCTTGACCTTGTCGTTGTAGACGCGGTCCGTCTCCGGCCCGCGGTCGGTGTCCACGCGGCCGCGCTCGATGTCCTCGTGGCCCTTGCGGCCGACCTCGGGCGGCTGCCCGTCCTGTGTCTCTTGGCTGTCGGAAGACTCGTCGCGCTCGTGCGGCAGGCGCGGCGCCGAATCGCCGCCCTGCTCGGTCTTGGTATGGCCGCCGCCGGCGTCCCGCAGCGGGTCGCTCGGTTCGACCGGATCCTTGGTGCGGGGCTTGCTGCTGCTCATGGCGCTGTTCCTTCGCGGTGTCTGTCTTTCATGTATCGGCCATGAGCCTGCATGGCGCCCGGACCGCAGCCGGTAGGACAGCCCAGGCATGCCCTGTAGGCGCTGCGCGGCGAGCCCCGAGGCGCACCACGGCCATGAAAACGGGCAGCGGCTTTGCGCACAGGGGAAGGCCTCCGCAATAATCGCCGGGATGTCCTCCGATCCTCTTGCCGCCACCGTGGCCGACAGCCTGCGCATCCACACCTTCGCCGCGCTGGACCCCGGTCCGCGGCTGCTCGTGCTGGGCGGGGTGCATGGCGACGAGACCTGCGGCACCGCGGGCATCGAGCGCGTGCTGGCCGAACTCGATGGCGGCACCTTCGGGCTGCGGCGCGGGCAGCTCACGCTGGTGCCGGTCGCCAATCCGCTGGCGCGGCGGCGCCTGCAGCGCGAGGGCGAGCGCAACCTCAACCGCCTGTTCAAGCCCAGCGCGGAGCCCGCGGATTACGAAGACCGGGTCACCAACGTGCTGTGCCCGCTGATCGAACGGCATGACGTGCTGCTCGACCTGCATTCCTTCCAGAGCGAGGGCGAGGCCTTCGCGATGATCGGCCCGCGCGACAACACCGGCGCGCTGGAGCCCTTCGCGCGCGCCGGCGAGGAAGGGCTGCTTGCGCTGCACCTGGGCACGCCCATCGTGGTCGAGGGCTGGCTCGACATCTATGCCGCCGGGCTCGCGCAGCGTTCCGCGGGCGCCGAAGTCGGCGAGGGCGCGCTCGACTTCGGCCGCGGCACCAACGAATACATCCGCAATTGCGGCGGCTACGGCGTCACGCTCGAATGCGGCCAGCACCAGGACCCGCAGGCGCCAGAAGTTGCGTGGCGCGCCATCCGCCGCGCGCTCGCACTGCTCGGCATGGCAGCATTGCCCCAGGGCCTGGTGGCGGAACCGCCCAGGCCGCCCCAACTGCTGCGCCTGGCGAGCGTGACGG
This genomic window from Variovorax paradoxus contains:
- the apaG gene encoding Co2+/Mg2+ efflux protein ApaG — protein: MSQSPIRVQVEPRYLADQSSPKDKIYTFAYTVTVTNTGETSAQLIARHWLINDASGHAQEVKGLGVIGQQPLLAPGESFRYTSGCRLQAPSGTMHGSYFMVTEDGERFDVPIPMFVLEADIGGAPVSRVLH
- the rpe gene encoding ribulose-phosphate 3-epimerase gives rise to the protein MSTPFRIAPSILSADFAHLGDELAKVIAAGADWIHFDVMDNHYVPNLTFGPMICKALKPYAKTADGEPVPIDVHLMIQPVDALAASFAEAGADYISFHPDASPHVNRSIQAIKGAGCKAGLVFNPGLGLEALDWAIDDIDLILIMSVNPGFGGQSFIDSALRKIELARKRIEQSGRDIRLEVDGGIKVDNIARVASAGADTFVAGSAIFNAQDYAAVISSMRDQLAGVGRK
- a CDS encoding succinylglutamate desuccinylase/aspartoacylase domain-containing protein, yielding MSSDPLAATVADSLRIHTFAALDPGPRLLVLGGVHGDETCGTAGIERVLAELDGGTFGLRRGQLTLVPVANPLARRRLQREGERNLNRLFKPSAEPADYEDRVTNVLCPLIERHDVLLDLHSFQSEGEAFAMIGPRDNTGALEPFARAGEEGLLALHLGTPIVVEGWLDIYAAGLAQRSAGAEVGEGALDFGRGTNEYIRNCGGYGVTLECGQHQDPQAPEVAWRAIRRALALLGMAALPQGLVAEPPRPPQLLRLASVTDRLHEDDSFVRDWATFDAVQRGEPIGMRHDGTLVSAPDDGFIVFPNALALPGAEWFYFAHPSERVLGPAATGSAGAA